The Microcoleus sp. bin38.metabat.b11b12b14.051 genome contains a region encoding:
- the cobA gene encoding uroporphyrinogen-III C-methyltransferase has translation MQNPKGKVYLVGAGPGDCNLMTVRSQKLLSQAEVLIYDALIDIPQLELIPATCRKIEVGKRGGKPSTQQQEINRLLVEHCKLGKQVVRLKSGDPFIFGRSSSEIQALITAGCEFELIPGISSAFAAPLLAGIPLTDPVMSRCFAVMSAHEPDALEWEALVRIETLVILMGGRNLNEIVWQLQKYGRSPETAIAIIRDCGRPEQQIWIGTLSDIVQQTIGESLSPCVIVIGEVVRLREFLIQPESTNMSNTPATANDSQPLAGKTILVTRAASQSGQFSDRLQQLGARAIEMPALVIGEPSSWEALDSAIAQMASFHWLILTSHNAVDCFFQRLQAKGKDARSLFGIKIAVVGKKTAESLRSHSLQPDFIPPNFVADSLVENFPDNLQNCKILFPRVESGGREVLVKEFTAKGAQVIEVPAYQSCCPETIAPIALAALQNQAVDIITFASSKTVHNFCHLIKTTPEFSLSQDWLQSVCIASIGPETSKSCQSLLGKLDVEATEYTLDGLTEAIVQWATKHQNL, from the coding sequence ATGCAAAACCCAAAAGGAAAAGTTTATCTAGTCGGAGCGGGGCCCGGAGATTGTAACTTGATGACAGTGCGATCGCAAAAACTGCTATCCCAAGCCGAAGTCTTAATCTACGACGCACTCATCGACATCCCGCAACTCGAATTAATCCCAGCAACTTGTCGGAAAATCGAAGTTGGGAAACGCGGCGGCAAACCTTCCACCCAGCAGCAAGAAATTAACCGCTTGCTGGTAGAACACTGCAAGCTTGGTAAACAAGTTGTACGGCTCAAAAGCGGCGATCCGTTTATTTTTGGTCGATCGAGTTCCGAAATTCAAGCGTTGATTACAGCGGGCTGCGAGTTTGAACTAATACCCGGAATCTCGTCAGCATTTGCTGCACCTTTATTAGCAGGAATTCCCCTCACAGATCCGGTGATGAGCCGCTGTTTTGCGGTGATGAGCGCCCACGAACCGGACGCGCTGGAATGGGAAGCTTTAGTGCGGATAGAAACTTTGGTAATCTTGATGGGAGGACGCAATTTAAACGAGATAGTCTGGCAATTACAAAAATACGGACGATCGCCCGAAACTGCGATCGCCATTATCCGAGATTGCGGCCGCCCCGAACAGCAAATTTGGATCGGCACCCTCTCCGATATTGTACAGCAAACAATAGGTGAATCTCTATCGCCTTGCGTCATCGTCATTGGAGAAGTAGTTAGATTGCGCGAATTTTTAATCCAGCCAGAAAGCACAAACATGAGCAATACACCAGCCACTGCTAACGACAGCCAGCCTTTAGCCGGAAAAACGATTTTAGTCACCCGCGCGGCTTCCCAGTCTGGTCAATTTAGCGATCGACTCCAGCAACTAGGTGCCCGCGCGATCGAAATGCCAGCCTTGGTAATTGGTGAGCCTTCGAGTTGGGAAGCGTTGGATAGTGCGATCGCCCAAATGGCAAGTTTTCACTGGTTAATTCTCACTTCCCACAACGCCGTAGACTGTTTTTTTCAACGATTGCAAGCCAAAGGCAAAGACGCGCGCAGCTTGTTTGGCATTAAAATCGCAGTAGTCGGGAAAAAAACCGCAGAGAGTTTGCGATCGCACTCGCTACAACCAGACTTTATTCCCCCCAACTTTGTCGCCGATTCCCTAGTCGAAAACTTTCCAGACAATTTGCAAAACTGCAAAATCCTATTTCCCAGAGTAGAAAGTGGCGGTAGAGAAGTTTTAGTTAAAGAATTCACCGCGAAAGGAGCGCAAGTAATCGAAGTACCAGCTTACCAATCTTGCTGTCCCGAAACCATCGCTCCGATCGCCCTAGCCGCACTCCAGAATCAAGCCGTAGATATCATCACTTTTGCCAGTTCCAAAACCGTACATAACTTTTGCCACTTGATCAAAACAACTCCCGAATTTTCCTTATCTCAGGATTGGCTGCAAAGCGTTTGCATCGCCTCCATCGGCCCGGAAACCTCCAAAAGCTGTCAGAGTTTATTGGGTAAGTTAGACGTAGAAGCCACAGAATACACCTTAGATGGATTGACTGAGGCGATCGTCCAATGGGCAACAAAACATCAAAATTTGTAA
- a CDS encoding TylF/MycF/NovP-related O-methyltransferase: MQIIIITAADANYFELVRGTILSVREKSEGANVAIGFFDLGCTTEQLQWLETQVNFIQKPDWEFDFPGQNEAPHYLKGLLARPFLRRYFPNFDIYLWIDADAWVQDWQAVKLFVKGAAKRGLAVVPELDRGYYLAYGKLPWYWEFVFRDYQAAFGEEVAKQLHSYPTINAGIFALHKDAPHWELWAVYLEEALQRHVSLMTDQIALNRLVYGTEMFDRTEMLPAGCNWSCNFGLPVWDKQQACFVEPYLPHGAIGILHMTGHKHDLVKLATTDGNQVEISLRYQPIQRPVSPQLTTVQQQSKITNNTLLPAGDYVSPGLKIILPDAYFPNMIVGDTNTCPWPYLRREIPHNWYVDSRASSVGFLSRDEAHILYNTALKFTGKKALEIGCWLGWSACHLALAGVELDVVDPLLETENIRQSVIDSIQCALNASGVQTTVTLVPGYSPQRVEQLAKEFNRKWSLIFIDGEHEGDGPLNDAIACEKLAEEDAIILFHDLAAPAVAKGLDHLKQQGWQTIVYQTMQIMGAAWRGNIEPVKHQPDPNISWQLPAHLHGYSVSGISVMPQLNLPLLPPQNLPKILERSKSSAQNSPANFKNILSIVRPYTLLSESRLFSLYCLAKQICVEDLPGNFVECGTCKGGSAALIAFVIKHYSRRPRLLYAFDTFEGMPAPTEIDRHQGIPANLTNFGEGTLKADITENLDKICELLQVKDIVVPVKGLFAETLPKYKSAIGSIAFLHADGDWYESTMDIFNTLYDSVIANGLIQVDDYGHWEGCKQAVHDFEKMKGESFSLNTIDETGVWFKKLK; encoded by the coding sequence ATGCAGATTATCATCATCACTGCCGCCGATGCAAATTACTTTGAACTGGTGCGAGGCACTATTTTATCGGTGCGGGAAAAATCAGAGGGTGCAAATGTGGCGATCGGCTTTTTCGATCTCGGCTGCACTACGGAACAATTACAGTGGCTAGAAACACAAGTTAATTTCATTCAAAAACCCGATTGGGAGTTTGATTTTCCCGGTCAAAATGAAGCGCCTCACTATCTCAAAGGACTTTTAGCTCGTCCGTTTCTGCGCCGTTACTTCCCCAATTTCGACATCTACCTGTGGATAGATGCCGATGCTTGGGTGCAAGATTGGCAAGCCGTAAAATTATTCGTAAAAGGCGCGGCAAAACGAGGTTTAGCCGTGGTGCCAGAATTGGACAGAGGCTATTATTTAGCTTATGGCAAATTGCCTTGGTACTGGGAATTTGTTTTTCGCGACTATCAAGCAGCTTTTGGTGAGGAAGTGGCAAAACAGTTGCACAGCTACCCAACTATTAATGCAGGTATTTTCGCGCTGCACAAAGACGCGCCACACTGGGAACTTTGGGCGGTATATCTGGAAGAGGCATTGCAGCGGCACGTTTCTTTGATGACTGACCAAATAGCTTTAAATCGGTTGGTTTACGGCACTGAAATGTTCGATCGCACAGAGATGCTGCCGGCTGGCTGTAACTGGAGCTGCAACTTCGGTTTGCCCGTCTGGGACAAGCAGCAAGCGTGTTTTGTGGAGCCATATTTGCCGCACGGGGCGATCGGCATTCTGCACATGACCGGCCACAAGCACGACTTAGTAAAATTAGCAACAACCGACGGCAATCAAGTAGAAATTAGTCTCCGCTACCAACCAATCCAACGTCCAGTATCTCCACAATTAACAACAGTACAACAACAATCTAAAATCACAAACAATACTTTGTTACCCGCCGGAGACTATGTGTCGCCAGGATTAAAAATTATCCTCCCGGATGCGTACTTTCCCAACATGATTGTTGGCGACACTAATACTTGTCCGTGGCCTTACCTGCGCCGAGAGATTCCGCACAATTGGTATGTCGATAGCCGTGCTAGTTCAGTCGGATTTCTCAGCCGCGACGAAGCACATATCCTTTATAATACAGCCCTGAAATTTACAGGTAAAAAAGCCTTAGAAATTGGCTGCTGGTTGGGTTGGTCGGCCTGTCATTTAGCCCTCGCCGGAGTAGAGTTAGATGTCGTCGATCCGCTATTAGAAACCGAGAATATTAGACAGAGCGTCATCGATTCAATTCAATGCGCTCTCAATGCCTCTGGCGTGCAGACTACCGTGACGTTGGTACCCGGCTACAGCCCCCAAAGAGTAGAGCAATTAGCAAAGGAATTTAACCGCAAATGGTCGTTAATTTTTATTGACGGAGAACACGAAGGTGATGGGCCGTTAAATGATGCGATCGCCTGCGAAAAATTAGCTGAAGAAGATGCAATAATTTTATTTCATGATTTAGCAGCTCCCGCTGTAGCGAAGGGTTTGGATCACTTAAAACAACAGGGATGGCAAACAATTGTATATCAAACCATGCAAATTATGGGTGCTGCTTGGCGGGGCAATATCGAGCCTGTCAAACATCAACCAGATCCCAATATTTCTTGGCAGTTACCAGCACATTTGCACGGTTATTCAGTCAGCGGTATTTCAGTTATGCCACAACTGAATTTACCCTTGCTACCACCGCAAAATTTGCCAAAAATTCTTGAACGCAGCAAATCGTCAGCACAAAATTCTCCTGCGAACTTTAAAAATATCTTGTCTATTGTCCGCCCCTACACGCTGCTGAGCGAATCGAGACTGTTTTCTCTGTATTGTTTGGCAAAGCAAATATGCGTGGAAGATTTGCCGGGAAATTTTGTAGAATGCGGAACTTGCAAAGGCGGTTCAGCGGCGTTAATCGCATTTGTAATTAAACATTACAGCCGCCGTCCGAGATTGCTGTATGCTTTTGATACGTTTGAAGGAATGCCCGCACCTACGGAGATTGATCGCCATCAGGGAATACCTGCAAATCTCACTAATTTTGGCGAAGGAACTCTCAAAGCTGATATTACTGAAAATTTGGACAAAATCTGTGAGTTACTGCAAGTTAAAGATATTGTAGTACCAGTTAAGGGATTATTTGCCGAGACTTTACCCAAATACAAATCGGCAATCGGAAGTATTGCGTTTCTGCACGCTGATGGAGATTGGTACGAGTCCACAATGGATATATTTAATACGCTTTATGACAGCGTGATTGCTAACGGTTTGATTCAGGTGGATGATTACGGGCACTGGGAGGGCTGCAAGCAAGCAGTACACGATTTTGAGAAGATGAAAGGCGAGTCATTTTCTCTGAATACCATTGATGAAACAGGAGTCTGGTTTAAAAAGTTGAAATAA
- a CDS encoding type II toxin-antitoxin system death-on-curing family toxin encodes MQTPRFISIDEVLELHEDQISSFGGTSGVRDEGLLESALAQPQATFGCQLLHPTISEQAAAYLYHLAMNHPFIDGNNRTAFAVADTFLRLNGWTLNLTDDRADDLVMQVARGTMTKEELSTELESGIVAF; translated from the coding sequence TTGCAAACTCCTAGATTTATCTCCATAGATGAAGTGCTGGAACTTCATGAAGACCAAATTTCTAGTTTTGGTGGTACTTCGGGTGTCAGAGATGAAGGATTATTAGAATCAGCTTTAGCTCAACCTCAAGCAACTTTTGGCTGTCAACTTTTGCATCCAACAATTAGCGAACAAGCTGCCGCCTATCTCTATCACCTAGCAATGAATCATCCTTTTATTGACGGCAATAATAGAACCGCTTTTGCCGTAGCAGATACCTTTTTGCGTTTGAATGGCTGGACTCTGAATTTGACGGACGATCGAGCTGATGATTTAGTCATGCAAGTCGCACGGGGAACGATGACTAAAGAAGAACTAAGCACCGAGTTGGAGTCAGGCATTGTTGCGTTTTAA
- the rppA gene encoding two-component system response regulator RppA, translating into MRILLVEDEPDLGALLQRTLSREKYLVDWVQDGLVAWDYLELQWAEYSVAVLDWLLPGLSGIELCQRLRQKHCALPVLMLTAKDQMEDLVLGLDAGADDYLVKPFVKTELLARLRALQRRSPSLQPQQIQVGRLVLDYASSGIATLNNSGQPQSIPLTANEFRLLEYLMKHPNQTLSRDRLLTQLWETDAEPISNVVSARIRLLRRKLADCGCAAMIETVHGFGYRLVG; encoded by the coding sequence ATGCGAATCTTATTGGTCGAAGACGAACCAGATTTAGGAGCACTCTTGCAACGAACCCTCAGTCGCGAGAAATATTTGGTGGACTGGGTGCAGGATGGCTTAGTCGCTTGGGACTATTTGGAACTGCAATGGGCAGAATACTCGGTTGCTGTCTTGGACTGGTTGCTGCCAGGTCTTTCTGGCATCGAACTCTGTCAGCGGTTGCGTCAGAAGCATTGTGCGTTACCTGTGTTGATGTTGACTGCTAAAGATCAAATGGAGGATCTGGTGCTGGGGTTGGATGCAGGGGCAGATGATTATCTTGTAAAGCCCTTTGTTAAAACAGAACTGCTGGCAAGGCTGCGCGCACTTCAGCGTCGATCGCCCTCTTTGCAACCCCAACAGATCCAGGTTGGGCGACTGGTGCTTGACTACGCAAGTTCCGGTATCGCTACGTTGAACAATTCAGGGCAACCTCAATCCATTCCACTCACCGCCAACGAGTTTCGGTTGCTGGAATATCTGATGAAACACCCCAATCAAACTCTCAGCCGCGATCGGCTTCTTACCCAACTCTGGGAAACGGATGCCGAACCCATCAGCAATGTTGTTTCTGCTAGAATTCGCCTCTTGCGTCGAAAGCTGGCAGACTGTGGCTGTGCAGCGATGATTGAAACTGTGCATGGATTTGGCTATCGGCTAGTTGGTTAA
- a CDS encoding tetratricopeptide repeat-containing serine protease family protein — protein MNRNFSRFDTLATLLAGTTAALTIVISQPAIAKTPQQIASIAGPLTVQINSSLGDGSGVIIAKNGKTYTVLTVNHVVEKADVKYTVRTSIGKNYQATAVTRLQAATTDADLAVVKFESPEEYPVATIADSDLAVIGTQIFVYGYPATGGLFGAEREPELSPGLVTSRPRNRPEGYNLRYQAVTWSGMSGGPVFDSEGRVIGLHGQGEFGFAQTSSGEVAPIKTGFNAAVPINTFIAKLVAAGMNKSELKVDNTPPTVGPVSTANPQDAQSYYFRGLSRLDRGDAWEAIADFNKALAFKPKNTPELHFNIGNARTLISLIPDPTRGSTAIQAYTQAIAANPGFADAYYNRALAYLATEDKPKAIADFQKAAELYKQGGRTSAYQDALNRIKTLQ, from the coding sequence ATGAATAGAAATTTTTCTCGTTTCGACACCCTCGCCACCTTGCTAGCAGGAACCACCGCAGCCTTAACCATAGTCATCAGCCAACCCGCGATCGCCAAAACTCCCCAACAAATCGCCAGTATTGCCGGGCCGCTGACAGTACAAATTAACAGTTCCCTAGGAGACGGTTCTGGGGTAATTATTGCCAAAAACGGCAAAACTTACACAGTTTTAACAGTCAATCACGTTGTAGAAAAAGCAGACGTGAAATACACCGTTCGCACGTCGATCGGCAAAAACTATCAAGCCACCGCAGTCACCCGCTTGCAAGCAGCCACAACAGACGCCGATTTAGCCGTAGTCAAATTTGAAAGTCCCGAAGAATATCCAGTGGCGACGATCGCCGATTCCGATCTTGCCGTCATCGGCACTCAAATCTTCGTTTACGGCTATCCCGCTACCGGCGGACTTTTCGGCGCCGAACGAGAACCAGAACTGTCTCCCGGACTCGTTACCAGCCGCCCGCGCAACCGCCCGGAAGGTTACAATTTGCGGTATCAAGCAGTAACTTGGAGCGGGATGAGCGGCGGGCCAGTGTTCGACTCCGAAGGCCGAGTCATCGGCTTGCACGGACAAGGGGAATTCGGTTTCGCTCAAACCAGTTCCGGCGAAGTCGCCCCGATTAAAACCGGCTTTAACGCAGCAGTTCCGATCAACACATTTATCGCGAAGCTAGTGGCGGCGGGAATGAACAAATCCGAGTTGAAAGTAGACAATACTCCCCCAACAGTCGGCCCGGTATCCACCGCCAATCCGCAAGACGCCCAATCCTATTATTTTCGAGGACTTTCTCGCTTAGATCGAGGAGATGCTTGGGAGGCGATCGCCGATTTCAACAAAGCACTGGCTTTCAAGCCCAAGAACACCCCAGAATTGCATTTCAATATCGGTAATGCCCGCACGCTAATCTCCCTCATTCCCGACCCCACCCGCGGTTCCACGGCCATTCAAGCATACACGCAGGCGATCGCAGCCAATCCCGGTTTCGCCGACGCCTACTACAACCGAGCCTTAGCTTACCTAGCGACAGAAGACAAACCCAAAGCAATTGCCGACTTTCAAAAAGCAGCAGAACTGTACAAGCAAGGTGGCAGAACCAGCGCCTATCAAGACGCCCTCAACCGCATCAAAACATTGCAGTAA
- a CDS encoding efflux RND transporter permease subunit, which produces MLNLIPKWAIAQRWFVIAGAIALTIFSIHSVSQMPLDVLPNFAPPQVEVQTEAPGLAPEAVESLVTLPLESAVNGAPGVQVVRSSSAVGISVLRVVFKWGTDPQTAREVVSERLQEAQSKLPEGVGTPQISPLSPPIGTVIQYAFTSEKTSLMDVRSLVDGVISNRLMSVPGVSQVLVYGGDVRQFQVIANPEKLKALKISLQDVVVAATEANAKTSGGLLISPDQELVVRGEGQIQKIEDLQKAVVAIRDGKPIQLQNVAEVKIGPALQRGDASWNGKRTIVVMVNKQPLVDSPTVTRAIMRTMDELQASFPKDVKATVTFRQDAYINASVDNVRSALIEGSVIVAIILIPFLMNWRTLTVCLLDFFLTLLFSLLICNLIGLELNTMVLGGLAVAIGTAVDDAIVYCENTYRRLQENHLSENPKPVMQVIFEGGQEVRESLIGAMLIGIIVFSPIFTLSGVEGRIFTPMGIAYLVVVIVSSLESMLISPALCAVLLPHSRIKTSESFVAELSKRIYRPVLELAMRQSTIIMGVTIAAIVAAMVVVPTLGRNFLPTFQEKSLMNAIALYPGSSLESTNRIGVAIQNALKADPRFESVQLRAGRAPGDPDAASVNLAHLDVELSEEAMKNRPATIQALRQIMGQFPGVVTNIGGFISHRMDEVLSGVRSAIAIKVFGPDLQELRRIGEQVETSIKDVKGLVDLQLEPQIPIRQVQIQFDRDAALKYGLTLTQVSNFAETALNGRIVSQVSDGQQLVDLMVWVTKSARNNLDAIRALPVTTPTGQQVPFSQLAKIDYGRGPNTINRENVSRLIVVSANVDSRDVGSVVGDIRDRVGKAVQLPQGYSIEYGGQYKSQQESTRNFVIVGLLAVVAISILMYFTVKSVPAMLMIMVNLPLALVGGVIAVLLTGGTLSVPSMVGFVTLFGVATRNGLLLVDNYNVKLLQGMPMSEVIVEGAMERLLAILMTALTSALGVVPLVLGGGAGKELLQPLAIVVLGGLLTSTVLTLLVLPALYARFGKLLKPRPTKFFDDQASL; this is translated from the coding sequence ATGCTGAACCTGATTCCAAAATGGGCGATCGCACAGCGATGGTTTGTGATTGCCGGTGCGATCGCGCTGACAATTTTTAGCATCCATAGCGTCAGTCAGATGCCCCTAGATGTATTGCCAAATTTTGCACCCCCCCAAGTAGAAGTTCAAACCGAAGCCCCTGGACTTGCGCCGGAAGCCGTCGAATCGCTGGTGACGCTGCCTTTAGAAAGTGCTGTGAATGGTGCGCCGGGAGTGCAGGTAGTGCGATCGTCCTCTGCTGTTGGGATTTCTGTCCTGCGGGTTGTATTCAAGTGGGGTACAGATCCACAAACGGCACGAGAAGTTGTATCAGAACGACTTCAGGAAGCTCAGAGTAAGCTACCTGAAGGAGTTGGAACTCCTCAAATATCGCCGTTATCACCACCGATTGGAACCGTGATTCAGTATGCTTTCACATCAGAAAAAACCTCGCTGATGGATGTTCGCAGTCTAGTCGATGGTGTGATTAGTAATCGCTTGATGTCTGTTCCTGGCGTGTCTCAGGTGTTGGTTTATGGTGGCGATGTCCGTCAGTTTCAAGTGATCGCCAATCCCGAAAAGCTCAAAGCATTGAAAATCTCACTTCAGGATGTGGTAGTGGCTGCAACTGAAGCAAATGCAAAGACTTCGGGCGGATTGCTGATTTCACCGGATCAGGAATTGGTGGTGCGCGGAGAAGGACAAATTCAGAAGATTGAAGATCTGCAAAAGGCTGTGGTGGCAATTCGCGACGGGAAACCGATTCAACTGCAAAATGTGGCAGAGGTGAAGATCGGGCCAGCTCTTCAGCGGGGCGATGCGAGTTGGAATGGAAAACGCACGATCGTAGTGATGGTGAATAAACAGCCGTTGGTGGATAGTCCCACTGTAACCCGCGCCATCATGCGAACAATGGATGAATTGCAAGCTAGTTTCCCCAAAGATGTCAAAGCAACGGTGACTTTCCGTCAAGATGCCTATATCAATGCGTCTGTGGATAATGTACGCTCGGCATTGATTGAAGGCAGTGTGATAGTCGCGATTATTCTGATTCCATTTTTGATGAATTGGCGAACACTAACTGTCTGCCTTTTAGACTTCTTTTTGACTTTGCTGTTTTCGCTGCTAATCTGTAATTTGATTGGCTTAGAACTCAATACGATGGTGTTAGGTGGTCTGGCAGTTGCCATTGGTACTGCGGTTGACGATGCCATTGTTTACTGTGAGAATACTTATCGCCGTTTGCAAGAAAATCATCTTTCTGAAAATCCTAAACCTGTGATGCAGGTGATTTTTGAAGGCGGTCAGGAAGTTCGAGAGTCCCTGATTGGCGCAATGTTAATCGGTATTATTGTGTTCTCGCCAATTTTTACATTGTCAGGGGTGGAAGGGCGAATTTTCACGCCGATGGGAATTGCGTATTTGGTTGTGGTCATTGTTTCTAGTTTGGAATCGATGCTGATTTCGCCTGCGTTGTGTGCGGTGTTGTTGCCCCACAGTCGCATAAAAACTAGCGAATCTTTTGTCGCGGAGTTATCAAAGCGAATTTACCGACCTGTGCTTGAGTTGGCGATGCGACAATCTACGATAATTATGGGAGTTACGATCGCAGCTATCGTCGCGGCGATGGTTGTTGTACCTACCCTAGGACGGAATTTCTTACCGACTTTTCAGGAAAAATCTTTGATGAATGCGATCGCGCTTTATCCCGGTTCTTCCTTGGAATCCACGAATCGCATTGGAGTGGCAATTCAAAATGCGCTCAAGGCTGATCCGCGATTTGAATCAGTGCAACTTCGCGCCGGACGAGCTCCGGGCGATCCTGATGCTGCTTCAGTGAACTTGGCGCACTTAGATGTCGAATTGAGTGAGGAGGCGATGAAAAATCGTCCTGCTACAATTCAGGCATTGCGACAAATTATGGGACAGTTTCCAGGCGTTGTGACTAATATTGGGGGATTTATTTCTCACCGCATGGATGAAGTTTTATCTGGGGTGCGAAGTGCGATCGCGATTAAAGTCTTCGGGCCCGATCTTCAGGAATTACGGCGCATTGGAGAACAGGTTGAAACCTCAATCAAAGATGTCAAGGGACTGGTGGATTTGCAACTAGAGCCTCAAATTCCAATTCGTCAGGTGCAGATTCAATTCGATCGCGATGCTGCTTTAAAGTACGGGCTGACACTAACGCAGGTCTCAAATTTCGCTGAAACAGCATTAAATGGTCGCATTGTCTCTCAAGTGTCGGACGGACAACAGTTAGTGGATCTGATGGTTTGGGTAACTAAATCGGCACGGAACAATTTAGATGCCATTCGCGCCCTGCCCGTTACTACTCCAACTGGACAACAAGTGCCGTTCTCGCAGTTAGCCAAGATTGACTACGGCAGAGGGCCGAATACGATTAACCGAGAGAATGTCTCACGGCTGATTGTGGTTTCTGCTAACGTTGACAGTCGTGATGTTGGCTCGGTTGTCGGTGATATTCGCGATCGCGTCGGTAAAGCTGTCCAACTCCCTCAAGGATATTCGATCGAGTATGGCGGACAGTACAAGTCACAACAAGAATCAACTCGTAACTTTGTGATTGTTGGACTATTGGCGGTAGTTGCGATCTCAATTTTGATGTATTTCACTGTCAAGTCCGTTCCCGCTATGCTGATGATTATGGTCAATCTACCGCTAGCACTCGTCGGCGGTGTGATTGCAGTCTTACTCACCGGAGGAACGCTTTCTGTGCCCTCAATGGTTGGTTTTGTGACACTCTTCGGCGTGGCAACTCGCAATGGCTTGTTATTGGTGGATAACTACAACGTCAAGCTGCTTCAGGGAATGCCGATGTCTGAAGTTATTGTGGAAGGGGCGATGGAACGGTTGCTGGCAATTTTGATGACTGCCCTGACTTCGGCCTTGGGAGTGGTTCCTCTGGTGTTGGGAGGCGGTGCTGGGAAAGAATTGTTGCAGCCACTGGCGATCGTGGTTCTGGGTGGCTTGTTGACATCAACGGTGTTGACCCTGTTGGTACTGCCTGCATTGTATGCTCGATTTGGCAAGCTTCTCAAACCAAGACCAACCAAATTCTTTGACGATCAAGCATCTCTGTAG
- a CDS encoding RNA-guided endonuclease TnpB family protein, with amino-acid sequence MKKAYRYRFYPTAEQEKLLRRTMGCARLVYNKALAARTIAWYERQEKVGYAQTSSMLTNWKKEEDLDFLNEVSCVPLQQGLRHLQTAFTNFFAGRAKYPNFKKKHNGGSAEFSKSAFRWKDGQVFLAKCTTSLPIRWSKQVPLGCVPSTITVRLTPAGRWFVSILVDDYTIKPLPRIEKSIGLDVGITSLIATSDGDKIANPQHFKKLRKKLKKKQKALARKHSGSNNRQKARVQVAKIHAQITDARQDFLHKLTTQLTRENQTIVVEDLAIKNMVKNHKLALAISDASWGELIRQLAYKCQWYGRELIKIDRWFPSSKRCGNCGHIVDKLPLNIRDWECPKCGVNHDRDINAANNILAAGLAVSVCGATVRPEESKSRRAGALKQKPDQ; translated from the coding sequence ATGAAAAAAGCCTACCGCTACCGTTTCTATCCCACCGCCGAGCAAGAAAAACTCTTGCGACGGACAATGGGTTGTGCGCGGTTAGTGTACAATAAGGCTTTGGCTGCTCGCACAATCGCCTGGTACGAGCGTCAAGAGAAGGTTGGCTATGCTCAAACTTCTTCCATGCTGACGAATTGGAAGAAAGAGGAAGATCTTGATTTCTTGAACGAAGTTAGTTGTGTACCGCTTCAACAAGGACTTAGACACCTTCAAACAGCGTTTACAAATTTTTTCGCAGGGAGAGCTAAGTATCCTAATTTCAAGAAAAAGCATAATGGCGGTAGTGCTGAATTTAGTAAATCGGCTTTCCGTTGGAAAGATGGGCAGGTATTTTTAGCTAAATGCACTACGTCATTACCTATTCGTTGGAGCAAGCAAGTTCCATTAGGGTGCGTTCCGTCTACTATTACGGTTAGACTGACGCCTGCTGGACGCTGGTTCGTCTCTATACTTGTAGACGACTACACAATTAAACCACTTCCTAGAATAGAAAAATCTATCGGTTTGGATGTAGGAATAACCAGCCTGATTGCTACTAGCGATGGCGACAAAATTGCCAATCCTCAGCATTTTAAAAAGCTTCGCAAAAAGTTAAAAAAGAAACAGAAAGCATTAGCTCGCAAGCATTCGGGAAGCAACAACAGGCAAAAAGCGCGGGTGCAAGTGGCTAAAATCCACGCACAGATAACCGATGCGCGTCAAGATTTTTTACATAAGCTGACGACTCAATTAACTCGTGAAAACCAAACGATTGTAGTTGAGGATTTGGCCATTAAGAATATGGTGAAAAACCATAAGTTAGCTCTTGCTATTAGCGATGCTAGTTGGGGCGAACTAATTCGTCAACTTGCGTATAAATGCCAGTGGTATGGCCGAGAACTGATTAAAATAGACCGCTGGTTTCCTAGTTCTAAGCGCTGTGGAAACTGCGGGCATATTGTCGATAAATTGCCGTTGAATATTCGCGACTGGGAATGTCCTAAATGTGGGGTCAACCATGACCGAGATATCAACGCTGCAAATAACATTTTGGCGGCTGGGCTAGCCGTGTCAGTCTGTGGAGCAACCGTAAGACCTGAAGAGAGCAAGTCTCGGAGGGCTGGTGCCTTGAAGCAGAAACCTGATCAGTGA
- a CDS encoding DUF2281 domain-containing protein: MSVKEQLLQEIDQLPEPILKEMLEVLLEIKAKDPVKSEKSDVWNAYLASKKEREEVYRRLANS; the protein is encoded by the coding sequence ATGAGCGTAAAAGAACAACTTCTGCAAGAAATCGACCAATTGCCAGAACCCATCCTGAAAGAAATGCTTGAGGTTCTACTAGAAATCAAAGCAAAAGATCCTGTAAAATCAGAGAAGAGTGATGTTTGGAATGCTTACTTAGCATCTAAAAAAGAACGAGAGGAGGTTTACCGTCGCCTTGCAAACTCCTAG